In Malaclemys terrapin pileata isolate rMalTer1 chromosome 11, rMalTer1.hap1, whole genome shotgun sequence, a single genomic region encodes these proteins:
- the ERMN gene encoding ermin, giving the protein MTEEVPIASSILEYNGNVPPEKTQLQVIDIIDEIAKSVGTVPCENAETSLEAPLKKENQEDNKNLVEDNTICGALDGEKQCKEKQEENNATLEEGSADIPSENTRTDEEKSREGPCEEIIPVSTKECEITRQEERNTEHSQEETATRANEAKEFQTAGAQEEAQMLEPKEQIKADTQLERENVEEDEEKEVQLIESKKENGGESLLKKQENDREECPPTSPSFNFQAEKPEEQPGSGKKNDISRHSYSRYNTISYRKIRKGNTKQRIDEFESMMHL; this is encoded by the exons ATGACCGAAGAAGTCCCAATTGCATCTAGCATACTTGAGTACAATGGGAATGTACCACCTGAAAAAACTCAGCTGCAGGTCATTGATATTATTGATGAAATAGCAAAATCTGTTGGGACAGTTCCATGTGAAAATGCAGAAACCAGTCTTGAAGCTCCacttaaaaaggaaaatcaagAGGATAACAAGAATTTAGTAGAGGACAACACAATATGTGGTGCTCTCGATGGGGAGAAGCAATGCAAAG AAAAACAAGAGGAAAACAATGCAACTCTAGAGGAGGGATCAGCTGACATCCCTTCCGAGAACACAAGAACTGATGAAGAAAAATCAAGAGAAG GGCCCTGTGAGGAGATTATACCTGTAAGCACCAAAGAATGTGAAATAACTAGACAGGAGGAAAGGAACACAGAGCACTCTCAGGAAGAAACAGCTACTCGTGCTAATGAGGCCAAGGAGTTCCAAACAGCAGGAGCCCAGGAAGAAGCGCAGATGCTTGAACCCAAGGAGCAAATTAAAGCTGATACACAATTAGAAAGAGAGAATGTGGAAGAGGACGAGGAGAAGGAAGTGCAGCTGatagaaagcaagaaagaaaatggTGGGGAGTCTCTTTTAAAGAAGCAAGAAAATGACAGGGAGGAATGCCCTCCTACCAGCCCCAGTTTTAACTTCCAGGCGGAGAAACCTGAGGAGCAGCCAGGCTCAGGGAAAAAAAATGATATCTCCAGACATAGTTATTCTAGATACAATACAATCTCCTATCGCAAGATCAGAAAAGGAAACACTAAACAAAGAATTGATGAATTTGAGTCCATGATGCATTTATAA